In one window of Leptospira sp. GIMC2001 DNA:
- a CDS encoding GlsB/YeaQ/YmgE family stress response membrane protein: MGSITNLIIFLLIGLLAGWVAAKVIKNKSLGILWNMVVGVIGSFVGSFVAGLVGIGASNLIGQALIAIGGAILLLLIIGFLKKKM, from the coding sequence ATGGGTTCAATTACAAATTTGATTATTTTTTTATTAATCGGTCTACTTGCAGGCTGGGTTGCCGCGAAAGTTATAAAGAACAAGAGCTTAGGTATTCTTTGGAATATGGTAGTGGGAGTTATCGGATCATTCGTTGGTAGCTTCGTTGCTGGATTGGTTGGAATTGGAGCAAGCAATTTGATTGGCCAAGCATTGATCGCAATCGGTGGAGCAATTCTATTACTCTTAATTATTGGATTTCTCAAAAAGAAAATGTAA